A window of the Henckelia pumila isolate YLH828 chromosome 3, ASM3356847v2, whole genome shotgun sequence genome harbors these coding sequences:
- the LOC140891610 gene encoding pentatricopeptide repeat-containing protein At2g01390 translates to MSFCIFARLILKKPRPLFVSVNTCYFSSQRIIRPSKPINQIHRKTKKSPKSSLKNQNIEPKVYKSDIISKVYGILKYSTWDCAQEQLEDLPIKWDSYAVNQVLKTHPPMEKAWLFFNWAARRKNFKHDQYTYTTMLDIFGEARRISSMNFLFEQMKEKGIKIDVVTYTSLLHWMSNDGDVDGAVKVWKEMKAKGCGPTVVSYTAYMKILFDHKRVDEATNVYREMLRSGLSPNVYTYTVLMDYLACSGKVDEALEIFKRMQEAGVQPEKATCNILIEICSTRGETSAMMKILQYMKENYIVLRYPVYQKALQAFKMAGESDFLLRQVNRHFDNERPGKFYVMAPDDDSAMDNELALTLLNKQNIVAVDSLLTDMMRKGIRLDSEVLSKIIEVNSTNSRQNGALLAFENCVKLGINVHRTALLALIGLSVRTNSFQNATKFVEEMIKQDQSLGTHLNSLLIYHLGCNKELVSAVKIFDLLPDEKKGTSEFTALIGAYFSCGIVDKALEQFEIMKSKGVKTALGTYCVLLTGLEKCGRVREAERYRKEKKKLQSETCARDVSMEETICNIVFASG, encoded by the exons ATGTCTTTTTGTATCTTTGCTCGTCTAATTCTCAAAAAACCGCGACCTTTATTTGTTTCGGTGAACACCTGCTATTTTAGCTCTCAGAGGATTATCAGGCCTTCAAAACCCATCAATCAAATCCATCGAAAGACCAAGAAATCTCCAAAATCATCGCTCAAGAATCAGAATATTGAACCAAAAGTGTACAAGAGTGATATAATCTCTAAAGTATACGGCATATTGAAGTATTCGACGTGGGATTGTGCTCAAGAACAGCTGGAAGATCTCCCAATTAAATGGGATTCATACGCTGTCAACCAAGTCCTCAAGACTCATCCTCCAATGGAGAAAGCGTGGCTCTTTTTCAATTGGGCAGCAAGGAGGAAAAACTTCAAGCACGACCAGTATACATACACTACTATGTTGGATATTTTTGGGGAAGCGAGGCGGATATCATCGATGAACTTTTTGTTTGAGCAAATGAAGGAGAAGGGGATCAAGATTGATGTGGTTACGTACACTTCCTTGTTGCATTGGATGTCTAATGATGGGGATGTTGATGGGGCAGTTAAGGTCTGGAAGGAGATGAAGGCGAAGGGATGTGGTCCGACAGTTGTTTCTTACACTGCTTACATGAAGATTTTGTTTGATCACAAGAGAGTGGATGAGGCAACTAATGTGTACCGGGAGATGCTTCGGTCGGGCTTGTCTCCAAATGTATACACATATACGGTCCTGATGGATTATCTTGCTTGCTCTG GCAAAGTTGATGAGGCTTTGGAGATATTTAAAAGAATGCAAGAAGCTGGTGTGCAGCCTGAGAAAGCTACATGCAATATTTTGATTGAAATATGTAGCACGAGAGGGGAAACATCCGCAATGATGAAAATCCTTCAATACATGAAGGAAAATTACATTGTCCTTCGGTATCCTGTGTATCAGAAAGCGCTTCAAGCTTTTAAAATGGCTGGGGAAAGTGATTTTCTTCTGAGGCAAGTTAACCGGCACTTTGACAACGAGCGTCCTGGCAAATTTTATGTAATGGCTCCCGATGATGATTCCGCTATGGATAATGAGCTTGCCTTAACTCTTTTAAATAAGCAGAATATTGTTGCTGTTGATTCGTTGCTTACCGACATGATGAGGAAGGGTATCAGGCTAGACTCTGAGGTTCTCTCGAAAATCATTGAGGTAAACAGTACTAATAGCAGACAAAATGGTGCTCTATTGGCATTTGAAAACTGTGTGAAGCTGGGAATAAATGTCCACAGAACAGCATTGCTTGCCTTAATAGGCTTATCAGTAAGAACAAATTCGTTTCAAAACGCAACGAAATTTGTTGAGGAAATGATAAAACAAGATCAATCTCTTGGTACGCACTTAAATTCGCTTCTAATCTATCATCTTGGCTGCAACAAAGAACTTGTTTCTGctgtaaaaatatttgatttattgcCTGATGAAAAGAAAGGCACTTCCGAATTTACGGCCTTGATTGGCGCTTACTTCTCTTGTGGGATCGTTGACAAGGCATTGGAGCAATTCGAAATCATGAAAAGCAAAGGTGTTAAAACTGCATTAGGAACTTACTGCGTCTTGTTAACTGGCCTGGAAAAATGTGGTAGAGTCCGCGAGGCAGAGCGATACCGGAAGGAGAAGAAGAAGCTGCAGAGTGAAACCTGTGCTCGAGATGTTTCAATGGAGGAAACAATATGCAACATTGTATTTGCTAGTGGATAG
- the LOC140891611 gene encoding cold-regulated 413 plasma membrane protein 2-like, with the protein MGRMDYLSMKTDQETAQLLNSDLIELKIAAKKLMHHATKLGGLAFGTSFLKWVASFSAIYLLILDRTNWRSNILTSLLVPYIFFSFPWSLFNFLRGEVGKWIAFIAVVLRLFFPRHFPDWLEMPGSLILLLVVAPDFFAHSVRGNWVGVAICLAIGCYLLQEHIRASGGFRNSFTQSHGISNTVGIILLLAFPIWAMVTHVFV; encoded by the exons ATGGGGAGGATGGATTATTTGTCCATGAAGACCGATCAAGAAACGGCACAGTTGCTTAACTCGGACTTGATTGAGCTGAAAATTGCGGCCAAGAAACTGATGCATCATGCCACCAAACTTGGAGGTCTCGCCTTCGGAACTTCTTTCCTCAAATGGGTCGCCTCCTTCTCTGCAAT ATATCTGTTGATCTTGGACCGAACCAACTGGCGATCCAACATTCTGACTTCTCTGCTCGTTCCTTACATTTTCTTCAGTTTTCCTTGGTCGCTGTTCAACTTCTTAAG gGGAGAAGTTGGCAAATGGATTGCTTTCATTGCAGTTGTACTAAGGCTTTTCTTCCCCCGACATTTCCCAG ACTGGCTGGAGATGCCTGGTTCGCTGATCCTTCTGTTGGTAGTTGCCCCGGATTTCTTCGCGCATTCGGTGAGAGGCAACTGGGTCGGAGTAGCCATATGTCTTGCTATCGGATGCTATCTGCTGCAAGAACACATTCGGGCATCCGGTGGCTTTAGGAACTCCTTCACTCAAAGCCATGGGATATCCAATACCGTCGGGATCATTCTCCTCTTGGCGTTTCCTATCTGGGCTATGGTCACTCACGTCTTCGTCTGA